The genomic stretch GACTACTGCTGAAAAACACAGGAAGCGCAGGGGATCTGGATTCATGCCAACAATCCTAAAACAccaaaccacacacacaaacagcatGTCACGATCCATAAACCAGTTAATTTTATTTGATCCTGAGGACATTCTCCCGGGTTGAACCCTAGTTACCCTGACCTGAGCTCTGATGAACTCAAGTAgctgtacacaaacacacacccatGCTTACCAATAAAGGAAGGAGGTGAAGATGAACACACTGATAATACTGAAGGGCAAGATATGGATGATGTAAGCCAGAAACATCTGCCATTTCTGGTACAAACCATCTTTACTCTCCTGGTCAGCAATGGCCCTTAAAGCAGGAACTGTTTTCAATCAAGAAAAAAAGTGACAGACAACATTAGACTATTATCCACACTTATCTACAACTTTccatttatttaaactgcattAATGAAAAGTGAAAATACAGTAGCAGACATGTCTTCTGTTACCAATTATATGCTATCTCAGGAGCTCTATGTTTAAGGTCAAGCAATATTCATGCTGGAGTAATTTATGAGGCAATACACCTCctgtgtgtttctctctcttatCTGGTGACCCACAGTGATATGTGATCTCTTATCATTCATAAACTGATATATGAAGGACAGGGTTTATGTTTCCCTCAAGCAGTGACTTAATTGGTCTAATTGCTGTATTACCTTTCTGCCCAAAAATCTGTGATTTTGTAATATATAAGAACTGTTTATGGACTCATTTGTTTGATACATCAGGAAAATATGTGCATAATCTTTAATAATTATAGTTCTTGCTGCCTTGTTGAAATGCAATGCCACAAATGGCTTTTCTCgctgtttttaaatgtctaaCAAAGTTTAGTAGACTTAAACATTGCTGCCTCAATATtggaataaaaattatttttctaatttttgAGATACTTACATAGAGCCACAGCATTCAGCATGCCGGTATATGGTGATGCACCCATGGCTTGGTAGATTACGCCGATTCTGTCTTGCACGGCACCTTTTGTTACATCCTTACCCAGCTTCAtgagaaaaaaagcaataaagaGGCCGTAGATGAGATTCTGAGAGAGGCGCATGAGAATGCCCATCCTGTCACGAGAGACATTGCGCACGGTccgcctgtgtgtgtgtaaaagagagagaaatgcaTGAAAAATTGGGGGAAAAGGGTGACCTAGGTGACCTAAATATGTGCTTCACGTGGTGACATCTAAATTAGctgcttttatttcattgaAAAAAATACTCTTTAATATTAAAGATAATATTACTTGATAAATATTAGGTTACAACAaccaaaatcattttaatggtCATTGCTCTTTAAGATATTGGCACACTTTCACTTTTTACAGGTCCTTTCATTAAAACTTTTCATGATTTAACCAACTAAAAATAGTCATTCTTAGTTATAGTTTGGCTACTATTTTACCTCAGGAGGACATCCAGTTTGGACAGGCAGTTAGGGGACTCCTTGCTTTTGAAGGGGATCATGGGTTTGTCTGGTCTTTGGCAGCTTTGCTCAATCCTTTCCAGCATGCTTTTATAGATCTCTGAGTTCTGGTAGGCTGATGTGATGTTGTGCATACGACTGTAGGTGGCGGCTTCCCTCTCGCTGCAGCGTGTGTCCACAGAAGTCAGATCAACTGTCAATTAGAAAGGATGTTTTAATAAAGCAGAACACTTTACTGGTATATTATATTTTGAGCagtaatgttaaatgttttttcagtaacactttagtttagggtccaattctcactattaagtTAACTAGTTAATATACACTATTAAGTtaattagcatgcatattactaggatattggctgtttattagtacttgtaaagcacatattaattccatattctgcatgaccatattctacatccctacccaatacctaaacttaacaactaccttactaactattaacaAGCAGTAAttaagtcatagttaatagttagttaatagtgagaattagaccctaatctaaagtgtgaacGTTTTTTCATACCAGTACATCTTAAAAACAGGATAATTCACTCAAATTCACGCTGAAGTCTAAAGAAAAAATATGGTCTTGGGTCATTTCTAAAGTCCTACCATAAATATCAAAGGGGTTGCAGTACTCAGGACACTCATATCCGCAGCTGCTGAAGAAATCCACCATCTCTTCAGGCTCCCCACAGAACACCATTTCCCCTCGGCTCATGATTGCTATTCGGTTAAAGATCTGTAGATATTTATACATCTTTCAGTCATTTGAATTTGCATAATCTAGACTATCACAATACATGCCACAATCACTGCGTTGAATGTAAAATATACTAAATGAACACCGCTATATTGTCATATGAACCATACAGCTTGATAACTGAGGTACTTGGTAATGATATACTGTCTAAGGCATTCATATACTGAACACTTTATGTAACGAAACATGTTCAGTTAATAGAGTAAgtagtaatttatttaaagcaactTTTAATAGTATTTAGAAATATATGGCATACTGTAACATAGACCTTAGGAGATCAGGTGGAATTGCTTTTAGCCATAATTGAAATTGGACAAACTCCAAGCATTCACATTAAAACAAGTTTTTCAGTTAGTTTTGAATATACGTCTCTTATCTCATAGgatgtttgtgtttgtcttaattattttttcGCTTTTATTTTTGCTCTTGTAGCTTGTTActgtttaactgttttattttcatttacttttttaatttatttactttaaatgttaatattaataccTGTGAAGCACTGTATTTTATGTATGAAAGGTGCtaatacaaaaacaattataattttattatagttattatcattttttatgAGTTCATTCTGAGTTATCAACCTGTTCGGTCTGTTTTTTCAGaggagacattttaaatgtcatctCAAAGTTAGCTTTGTCAACTTTTAGGAGTAAACTAGCATATACAGTAGAAGCATCATGGCCCCAAAAAGGGCAATAAGCATAAGCCACTGCATCGCAGATCCTTCCagtgttaaaaaagtaaaaagtctACTCACTCTGAATAGTTCTGAACGAGGCTGATGGATGGTGACTATGACTATTCGATCTCTTCTGGCCAGCTCAGCCAGCAGCACCACTATCTGATTAGCCGTCATGCTGTCCAGTCCTGTGGTTGGCTCATCCAGGAGAATCACCTCTGCCGTGACAAAAcgcaaaagaaataaaacaaatgagaaACTTTCCACAAAGTCCACTCTCTGTCTTTTGAGAGACAACTTTGAGAGTCTTATTAATTCGAGTAATTAAAGCAATTAATAGATTTGGCTTTGTCTAAAGATAGAGCCAAATTAATTGGCTGATGAATTAATTTACTGCTTGATTGGAGAAGGCAGCATTTGAAAGCCCCTTATAATTGCTGGTTTGTGTTCAGTTTGGAGTGGCCTTAACTAATCCGTAGTCCACGGTCCCAGGAGAACCCTGAGGTCCAAAGAGCCAGATAAAGGATCCAGAGGGACCCTCATAGACCTCagcttaatattaaaaatgtgataACCCTGTCTGCCACTTTTAATATTCTACTTCAGTCCCTTTCCCTCATTTGTACATTACTCAATAATCCTTCGAGGGGCTTTGGGTTACCGTGCTGGTCGCTCTGCATTTAAATAACACTTAGTCTTTAATAACATTTAGCTACTGCAGTGCATGTGAGAGTTGAATCATCTAAGGAAATCTATACACGCTATACAGTGTTTGTACATCATAACTAAACAAACATTACTTTAGTATTCAGCACTCACTTGGGTCCTGAAGCAGCTGGCTGGCAATGGAGACCCTCCTTCTCTCTCCCCCAGAAATGCCTGGAAAAATGCGGCCTCCAATCACACTGTGAGCCACATGTCCCAAACTCAACTCTGCCATGACCTGCGGTTACCTATGGCAGGTCAGAGTGagataaagttataaaaaatgttattgctctaccaaaatatatgtatttgagatttattcatttaattttattatcaattttgattttttccaaatatagacaagttaaaaaaaaaaaaattagtctTTATAACTATCTGTGATGTGGCAAATAAGAAGCGTGTGTTTTGACATCTGTGAAAGGAATGAGCTCACCTTCTTGCTTATGGCCTCAGAAGAGTGTTTTCTCAAAGCAAGTTGAGCAGTGTATGTCAGAGTCTCCTCCACAGTCAGGTAGCTCAAGAGATTGTcactctgagagagagagaaagagagaaagagagagaaaacattatatttaagCATTCAAAATAAGGCTATATTTCCACATAAATAAAACTATCAATACTATGGTGAatataaagggatagttcaccttaaattttaaaagtgtgatttccaGACTTGAAAAAAGTTctggaaattaataaaatcctacgtaatttaattttttataatgaatataataaatatataaacattttgtcaaGCTCCTTAgtagagtggtgcagggatgacgtcAAAACCCAGATGACTAATTCACCACTGGTTCCCTTGAGATTGTCatatggggttttataatggtGTTTttcaatagtaataataaaaaaaattataaagtttGTGGTTATCATAACTTAATGATactttgacattttgttttacaacataaactgcacacactcacacgccAAATATACACTTTCAAACACATCCGCTTCAAAATTTCATTCTCGGTATGGGTGTGTCATGCGTGTATAATTTACATTGCAGAACAAATTGTCAAAGTattgtcaagttatgtttaccacaggctttattttacttataaattgaaaaacaccattataaaaccccataggaaagGCCATTGAGGGCACCAGCAGCGaatgtcatccctgcagcactctatattTTCTTGCTATTTGTGAgtaaaacacaatttaaaaaaacctAACACAAACTAGAAAAGTCACGTACATTTACTAGTAATTCAAAGTGTAAACCCTGAAGAACATTCAGTTATTTGAATTACAgaattgaattatttaaattatttataagtattttatttattattttaatatattgccaATCATAatttctgtaaataaataaaaaatatattgtatttgacaactggagtcaaaaaggttgaaaaccactattttaaaCCCTTATGACTTTTCATTGATGGAGCACAAAATAGTGTGAAAAATAGCAGCTTGGTCGTTCTGTTAAAAATCTCAATTTTTGAACCTGCTAAGAAAGAAATTCctgaatgacatgagagtgagtaaatgatggaaTATGAGTAATATGCATCCTTAAGGTAATTCTGTATTCATTAATAGTTGACATTATCGACACATACAACATTTCACAATTTGTAAACTTTGATCCTGAGTTGGCGATTGCTCTTAAATGTTCTTATCTGTATCTGGAGTTTAAGGCTTGTATTTACTGAGTATTAGGCTTATTACTCTAAAGATGAGTCAAAAGGTTGTTGAGATTGTGCGTGTCTATATAAATCTGTAATTGTTGTACAGTAAAGTTTACCGCAAAAATTATTGCTGCATTTAGCTATCATGATTAAAAACTTCCCTGATTCGAACTTAACTAAACATTCAAGATGTCATCTAAGACAACTTCACATTTCAGGTTGACTAAACTTAATATTTTAAGGCAGCATgaatacttaattttttttacagtgctgttAAAAGCAGAGTTGAAAGGTGTGTGTTTCCTGAAATAAACTactatttggcaaaaaaagtttgaaatgcTTAAAAGTACTTTCTTCATAACTTCACTTTCAGCCAGTATCTGTACATTTAGCCCCTGAGACATATTCAATTACTGGATTAGATTATAGTTTCCTTGCGTCATAAACTTAAATCTGTAAAAATTACCTGTAATAATGGAAGTCTTGCCACGGTTATTTAATTTACTGGAAGATACGCATGAATAGCTCCAAAGAATATTACAATGAACTCATGTGTAACGGCTAAATTTAGAGTTCACTCCAGATGAACTTTACTGCAaactttactgtatttgtttaaGTTTGGTTGTGGCAGACATGACCTCCAGATATCTAGTCAATGGCttttttatctatctatatatatatctatcttcTACGATTGACTAAAGGTCAGTCACATGTAGCCCGTGACATGTAGACtgacgcgcacacacacacacatttgttgtCACATTGTTTAATGTTggatattatattcatatttttaacaaaaaacaaatctcACCTGAAGAACATAAGAAAAACAGTCTTGAAACTGCTCTGTTTTTAGCTTTCTTCCATTTACAAAAATCTCTCCCAGAAGGTTACCAGAATTCCCAATTCGTCCTGCTATAGCATCTAACAGAGTGGTCTTTCCAGAGCCTTGAGAAAAAGGTCATCAAGTTTATTACTATATGATCTGATTTGACATTCAAAGAAATTATCTTACGTAATGTACAATTACATGATAAGTTGCCTTGTTCATTCTGTTGCTTATTGTTTGTTCAATTTAGTATCTTAATGCATATACAGTGAATGATAGTATGAGAATATGattttattaatacaatttttaaatttttggttATTTGGTTAGTGGTCATGCACTTaaaccctttaagtaaataaacagaaaatctaCATTCCTTAAAATGTCACACTGACCATTACATTATCATTGTAAATAACACAAATTGACACATACTGTAGCTgagtatttatttcataaaggCATATTGTGGGCTCTGtgattaaaatgtgttaaaatttgAAGCACCCCAGTCATTTTGTCTCCCAGTCACTTACCCGAGTTTCCCAGAATTCCCATTATCTGCCCACTGTCCACATGAAATGACACTTCATTCAGTATTTGCCTTGtccatttttttctaaaagatGAAAGGTCCCACCAGGGTCTTACAAGTTCACTGTAAcacacaacaaataaaaaaatgtttatgaaatGAACAAGTAGTTTCAAGTTTGTCAGTATTTTGTTTGAGAGTGCAGGGTGGAAATGagtaaagaaaaacacagacgTGAAGATGATACACTCTAAAATCATGGGTTAACAACACAGTTTGGGAATTTCTTGAACAAACAGTACTGGGTAAACACAGGACCAAACACATTCTGGGTTAATCTGTCTgagcatttttagagtgaataTGCATACTTTAAAAGAAAGACTAAAAGCCTAACAGTTGTATAATTGTTGCCATACAAAGATGCCTAGAGATGACTGGCATTTAAacttgtatatatgtatatatgtgtagcAGTAATCTGTCAATAAGCACATGTTGTGGTTAATCAACAGAATAATGCTGCATATTTAAGAAATGTagactttttttcaaatttagGCTTCTGCATAAATTTAGGCACAtcgttcatttaaaaaaagcttaACGTGTTGAGATGAATAAATAGTCttatattggtaacactttacaataaggttcattagttaactacataagttaacatgaattaataataaattgcacttctacagcatttattaatctttgttaatgttaatttcaacatttactaatacattattaaaatcttgttaacataagttaatgcactgtgaactgacatgaacaaacaatgaacaactgtattttcattaactaacatttacaaagattagtaaatacagtaacaaatgtatttctcatggttagttcatgttagttaatacattaactaatgtttaactaatgaaccttattgtaaagtgttacccttatatttgtatatttagcattttttatatattactatCGGACATCTTAAACAACAAGCTTCTACATTTTAACATGTCCATTAAAATTCACTTAAAAGATCTTAAATGTACTTTTACGATACATTACATCAGAAAATACTATCCTGTTATGCACATTTTGATGaattaactgaattaaaattatcaaaaattatgcattgtgtattatttatcatgtacaaaatatttttaagcattttagtAACCAATaaggttacattttatttcagtggtccactttagacattctactaactgtaagtaactttgcaactacatgtcaactaactcataAAAGTATTTGTAGACTGTAGTAAACTGTTAGTaaactgttaggttagggttaggtgttagggttttTGGGTAAATGGAATAAGTTTACATGTAGTTGCAGTTACTTATAGACATAAGAATGTCTGTTGAgtgagcatcaaaataaagtgttagcagatattaatcAGGCAGTCTACTAATaatctaatgagagttagttgacatgtagttgcaaagttacttctaGTTAGTAgcatgtctaaagtggaccataaaaaaaaaaaaaaggtggttaacactttattttacagtgccgtagttacacgttactacatgtacttactatagtaataacaataaattatgcataattacaagtaactaaccctaaaccaaaccctaaccttaaCTGTAActctacagtaagtacatgtagttaatagtattcagtacttatttgagtaattacaatgtaactgcggcactgtaaaataaagtgtaaccaaaaatgttaccataaatattaaataatactgTGATTCTTTCAAGGTTTCAAGTTTTAATGGAGGGGTTCAAAAAtactgtttattttgtattttataagtTAAATGAGTATTAGATAAGTTCTAAAACATTGACATTTGACAACGATCTTGAatgattatcatttattaaaattgGTTTGGTCATATACATgtgtcagatgcagtggtggaTTTAACAGCCAGACTCAACATATTTGCTCCTGAGCAAATTTAGAAACAAACGCATGTGTTCATCAAGGTTCATCAAACACTTAATAACAGATTTACCTATAACCTAGTCCTAAATTATGGTAGAAGATTTAATGCTAACTTGCATTGACTCTGAGTTAAGACAATCATCGATTTCATTGGTTTCATTTCATATCAATGAGATATTCCTACCTCACAGTATAGGACACTTTTTTGACGCTCAGGCAGCATGACGGATCTGTGTAGTCTGGGTTTGGACGGGCCGTCCCCATCTCTGACACCCCCTTAAAAGATCCATTCAACCCATTCTTCTGGAAAATGTTCTGCATGGAATAAGATTGACTCATTGTCTCTTATTAATTGTCAAACTAGCTTGAATATCAATGTGACAGTCAGGTCCACGTCTTCAGCTGTCTGAACTCTTCAGCTTGTATTTCACTGATTAAGCTGGAACCATAAACAGTGACCCTTATCAGTGGAACTTTGCTCCATTTGCTATATAGAGCAGCTTCTCTCTGCCATCTGTCCTCAGTTTTTTCCAGGACAACAAGAGGAGCAGGTACTTCTCTAAGCAGGACACCAGACCAGAGGGGCACAGACCCCTTTTCGCCACATCCACCATGTCAGACCAGAGTGTTTTCCATTCAGCCGACAACTTCAGCTCTCTAGACAATGAACAGAGCAGGGTGAGTTTATAATGAACTATGAATATACTAACAGTCGCTACAGAAAACTTAACCTATATGCTGAGGAACTTGTTTACATAGTATAGTGTTGTCTTCAATTTCACATTCATAACACGTGCACAGATTTCTACGCTATTGATTTATTTAGTCGAGTTCATTGCTGTACAAATCGCACTATTACATAAATGAACCCTGAACCATGCAGACAACTCAGTCCGTTTCTCTTATCTGCTAGCATTTGATAGATCTGATAAATAGAATGTGACATTAATCAGTGTATGATCAGCGGAATCTTAATTAAACCCGATAAACTTTAAACCAAAAGTACTGACTCAAAGAACCAACAGTAATagattgtttaaatataaatgaatgataATCAAATATATTGGTATTATAAGTGAAAGGCATTTGCACTGTGCATTTACTGCATGTTTCAACACACAGGGTCAAGACACTCTTTTCTCATCTGCAGAGGAGGACAGCAGTCTGTATTTTACTTACAGCGGAAGTCGCAATGAAATAGAAGTTCGCAATCTGAACTATGAGGTTAGAaatcttttcagttttatttacatttacaacaaatTACTCCTCAAATTACAAttttcttcctgtttttctTCTGCTAAAGTACTTAGATACTGAAAGAAGGTCTTCATCCATTTTAGGAATTTTTCAGAAAGTAGATATACAAACACATGCAGTGGGCCCAAAAAGAATTTAGACATATAAGATATTAAAAATGGATGCAtaacaatttatatatacactacttgGGGGCGGTAAaaacttatgctcaccaaggctgcatttatttgttcaaaaatataataacaacagtaacattgtgaaatattatgacaaattaaaataaatgttttctatttgaatatattttaaaatgtaatttattcctatgatgtcaaagttgaattttcagcatcattactccagtcttcagtgtcacatgatccttcagaaatcattctaatatgccaatTTCTTGCTCAAGAaacgtttcttattattatcaatatgtTGTGTTACTTAATACTTTTGTGGAGACGAAACCTgataaatttttttcaggattcttttatagaaagttcaaaagaacagcatttatttgaaatagaaatcatttgtaacattataaatgatgttactgtcacttttgaacagtttaatgcatccttgctaaataaaagtataattttttttttttttttaattttagtgaccccaaacttttaaatatagtagatatataaatataaaattaagtggcaaaaaacacttttcaagacattTTACATTAATGATATATTgctgaaaatgacatttaaaaaaaaaaaaaaatcatttgttaGTATTAATGTTTATAGTTACTGTAATGGTTACACTTTATCCACTAAAATTCAGATAGCTGAAGAATGGCTTGGAATCAGAAACTGAAGTTAGTTACCACTTTGTATTTACCTCTTTGCTTGATTTAAAAGGGAGTCTGGCAAttattgtttgaaaaaaaaacaaaaacaaaaaaacattatatatatatatatatgtgtgtgtgtgtgtgtgtgtgtgtgtttttggttttttggttaacagattttatatatataaaatctgttAACCAAAAGTACAATACTAATTTCTTATTTCAAccaaatacaatattttaccAAAGCTCCATTTTTCTGTCCACTAAGGGGTCCTTGGTCTGAAGACCCCAAatttaatataatcatttaaacatttttaagggcccaaataaattaatttatatttgcaCACAGGTGGACACAGCAGCACAGATACCCTGGTATGAGAGGCTGTCAGAGTTTAAGATGCCCTGGGAGATGCACAGCAACAAGC from Ctenopharyngodon idella isolate HZGC_01 chromosome 13, HZGC01, whole genome shotgun sequence encodes the following:
- the abcg5 gene encoding LOW QUALITY PROTEIN: ATP-binding cassette sub-family G member 5 (The sequence of the model RefSeq protein was modified relative to this genomic sequence to represent the inferred CDS: substituted 1 base at 1 genomic stop codon), which produces MSQSYSMQNIFQKNGLNGSFKGVSEMGTARPNPDYTDPSCCLSVKKVSYTVSELVRPWWDLSSFRKKWTRQILNEVSFHVDSGQIMGILGNSGSGKTTLLDAIAGRIGNSGNLLGEIFVNGRKLKTEQFQDCFSYVLQSDNLLSYLTVEETLTYTAQLALRKHSSEAISKKVSSFLSQMXPQVMAELSLGHVAHSVIGGRIFPGISGGERRRVSIASQLLQDPKVILLDEPTTGLDSMTANQIVVLLAELARRDRIVIVTIHQPRSELFRIFNRIAIMSRGEMVFCGEPEEMVDFFSSCGYECPEYCNPFDIYVDLTSVDTRCSEREAATYSRMHNITSAYQNSEIYKSMLERIEQSCQRPDKPMIPFKSKESPNCLSKLDVLLRRTVRNVSRDRMGILMRLSQNLIYGLFIAFFLMKLGKDVTKGAVQDRIGVIYQAMGASPYTGMLNAVALFPALRAIADQESKDGLYQKWQMFLAYIIHILPFSIISVFIFTSFLYWIVGMNPDPLRFLCFSAVVMVPHIVGELLTLVLLGVVQDPNMVNSGVALLNIAGIMVGSGFLRGFKQMPVVYQWLSYLTFQKYGCELLIVTEFYGLNFTCTPLAGMPGSCLVDNGNMIIDQGYPGALSRYTLDFLLLYAFLPALVILGIISFKIRDRLIRR